A genomic stretch from Desulfohalobium retbaense DSM 5692 includes:
- a CDS encoding septal ring lytic transglycosylase RlpA family protein, giving the protein MGSVEGPPHSASIPSKSTGTFRPYTINGQTYRPLRSANGYVEQGIASWYGSDFHGKPTANGERYDMHAMTAAHRTLPMNTKLMVTNLRNNKQTTVRINDRGPFVKNRILDLSFAAAKRLGVVGPGTAPVRIKAVGSWPQQVRGRFYIQTGSYREKENALAQYRELRSRGYDHSRIVRANVNGVHVWRVQAGVFPALEVARSHLARLERTIPSCFILAD; this is encoded by the coding sequence ATGGGATCGGTCGAAGGACCGCCGCACTCTGCGAGCATCCCCAGCAAAAGCACAGGCACCTTCCGGCCGTATACCATCAACGGCCAGACGTACCGCCCCCTGCGTTCAGCGAATGGCTATGTCGAGCAGGGCATCGCCTCGTGGTACGGCTCAGACTTTCATGGCAAGCCCACCGCCAACGGCGAACGCTACGATATGCACGCCATGACCGCCGCCCACCGCACCTTGCCCATGAACACCAAACTCATGGTCACCAATCTGCGCAATAACAAGCAGACCACGGTCCGAATCAACGACCGCGGTCCCTTCGTCAAGAACCGCATCCTGGATCTCTCTTTTGCCGCAGCCAAGCGTCTCGGCGTCGTCGGCCCGGGGACGGCCCCGGTGCGCATCAAGGCTGTCGGCTCCTGGCCGCAACAGGTGCGCGGGCGCTTTTACATCCAGACCGGCTCCTACCGGGAGAAGGAGAACGCCCTGGCCCAATACCGGGAGTTGCGCAGCCGAGGCTACGACCATTCCCGAATTGTCCGGGCAAACGTCAATGGCGTCCACGTATGGCGGGTCCAGGCCGGGGTCTTCCCTGCCTTGGAAGTCGCCCGCTCCCACCTCGCCCGCCTGGAACGGACCATCCCTTCGTGTTTTATTCTCGCGGATTGA
- a CDS encoding elongator complex protein 3 has product MELHAPGLTAPSRQATFAPAPTGKAKRHIHPVFLPFQGCPGRCIYCAQDRQTGQSPLALEEMHARLHDQLSNYARQGTSLELGFFGGTFTGLPLQWLQRFLELAREFKNRGVLERVRCSTRPDFLESRKLDLLAEHDFDLVEIGIQSFDGTVLRQSQRGYTPETAVAACNRVKTFGMGLGIQLLPGLPGHTPAIWARDIEATLSVAPECLRIYPCVVIDGTPLSRLWREGDYQPWPLSQTVRALAAALNRIEDSGIEVIRMGLPPEAGLVEAILDGPWHPALGELIRSRALLRRIVSHSRRLPAGPKALYLPSRRRSQVLGHHGRNLPVLERIGLSRDRLYPWDATQCCLQALG; this is encoded by the coding sequence ATGGAACTTCACGCCCCCGGTCTTACCGCCCCTTCTCGCCAAGCGACCTTTGCCCCGGCTCCGACTGGAAAGGCCAAACGGCATATCCACCCTGTCTTTTTGCCTTTTCAAGGCTGCCCCGGCCGATGCATCTATTGCGCCCAGGACCGGCAGACGGGGCAATCCCCCCTCGCATTGGAGGAGATGCACGCCCGTCTTCACGACCAGCTCAGCAATTATGCACGGCAGGGGACATCGCTGGAGCTCGGTTTTTTCGGGGGCACGTTCACCGGACTGCCCCTGCAGTGGCTCCAACGGTTTCTCGAATTGGCCAGGGAATTCAAAAACCGCGGGGTTCTTGAGCGCGTCCGGTGTTCGACCCGACCCGATTTTCTTGAGTCCCGCAAGCTCGACCTGCTTGCCGAACACGATTTCGACCTTGTAGAAATCGGCATCCAGAGCTTTGACGGCACCGTCTTGCGCCAGAGCCAGCGCGGCTATACGCCGGAAACGGCCGTTGCCGCCTGCAACCGGGTCAAAACCTTCGGAATGGGGCTTGGCATCCAATTGCTCCCGGGATTGCCAGGGCATACCCCGGCCATCTGGGCCAGAGATATAGAGGCGACCTTGTCTGTTGCCCCCGAATGTCTGCGCATCTATCCATGTGTGGTTATTGACGGCACCCCTCTGTCCCGCCTTTGGCGGGAAGGGGACTACCAGCCGTGGCCGCTGTCACAAACCGTCCGCGCGCTGGCCGCAGCCCTGAACCGTATTGAAGACTCGGGCATCGAAGTCATCCGTATGGGCCTTCCGCCAGAAGCGGGGCTGGTGGAAGCGATCCTGGACGGCCCGTGGCATCCGGCCCTGGGGGAACTCATCCGCAGCAGGGCCCTTTTGCGCCGCATCGTCAGCCACAGCCGCCGCTTGCCTGCCGGCCCCAAAGCGCTCTACCTTCCCAGCAGACGTCGAAGTCAGGTTCTGGGCCACCACGGTCGCAACCTGCCCGTGCTTGAACGCATCGGATTGTCCAGAGACCGCTTGTACCCCTGGGACGCCACGCAATGTTGTCTCCAAGCCCTCGGCTAA
- a CDS encoding dihydroorotase, protein MADCELVVHNVQHPDGTPCDLLLAGERILAVQPHEPNRSWECSVFPGNGALLWPSCLDSHVHLREPGFEHKETIATGLQAAAAGGFGQVMAMANTDPVNDTPGTTRFLLDAAQKSHPQGPALLPVGAATKGLQGQELAPLAELAEAGCVAFSNDGNPVSNTELFRRAVEYAADWRCRVIDHCEDPHLAPGAGINEGRMSSRLGLKGQPTVAESLHVARDILLASYLDLPIHLAHISCRESVELIAQAKQKGVPITAETCPQYVLWDEGLLEGFNTLAKVNPPLRTPDDVQAMRQAVRQGVIDCLVTDHAPHAGHEKDVPFMAAPNGISGLETALSLTWGLVAQNELDAADWIRLWSQAPAEVFGLPAPSALTAGAPADFLLFDPHRQWDVSPRSLASLGKNTPCLGASLTGRVSAHFLGGRCIYDGNAPLAGSH, encoded by the coding sequence ATGGCCGATTGCGAACTCGTGGTCCATAACGTCCAGCATCCAGACGGCACCCCCTGCGACCTGCTCCTGGCTGGTGAACGCATCCTCGCCGTCCAGCCCCATGAGCCGAACCGGTCCTGGGAGTGCTCTGTCTTCCCGGGCAACGGCGCCCTTCTCTGGCCCTCGTGCCTTGACAGCCACGTCCATCTGCGCGAGCCCGGCTTTGAGCACAAGGAGACCATCGCTACCGGATTGCAGGCGGCTGCAGCCGGGGGATTCGGCCAGGTCATGGCCATGGCCAATACCGACCCGGTCAATGATACCCCGGGCACAACCCGGTTTCTTCTGGATGCAGCTCAAAAGAGCCACCCGCAGGGCCCGGCCCTGCTCCCCGTGGGGGCAGCCACGAAAGGACTGCAAGGCCAGGAACTCGCCCCATTGGCTGAACTGGCTGAAGCTGGCTGTGTCGCCTTCTCCAACGATGGCAATCCGGTCAGTAATACGGAATTGTTCCGGCGGGCCGTGGAATACGCCGCCGATTGGCGCTGCCGGGTCATTGACCATTGCGAGGACCCCCATCTCGCTCCGGGGGCCGGGATCAACGAGGGTCGGATGAGCAGCCGCCTCGGACTGAAAGGGCAACCCACGGTGGCCGAGAGTCTCCATGTCGCCCGGGACATCCTTCTGGCTAGCTATCTCGATCTGCCCATCCATCTGGCCCACATCAGCTGCCGCGAATCCGTGGAACTCATCGCTCAGGCCAAGCAAAAAGGGGTGCCGATCACTGCTGAAACCTGTCCCCAGTATGTGTTGTGGGACGAGGGGCTGCTCGAGGGCTTCAACACCCTGGCCAAAGTCAATCCCCCCTTGCGCACCCCGGATGATGTCCAGGCCATGCGCCAAGCCGTTCGCCAAGGGGTTATCGACTGCCTGGTGACCGACCACGCCCCCCACGCCGGGCATGAAAAGGATGTTCCCTTCATGGCCGCACCCAACGGCATCTCCGGTCTGGAGACCGCCTTGAGTCTGACCTGGGGGCTCGTCGCCCAGAACGAACTTGACGCAGCAGACTGGATACGGCTCTGGTCTCAGGCTCCGGCCGAGGTGTTCGGTCTGCCTGCCCCGTCGGCTCTTACCGCCGGAGCTCCGGCTGACTTTCTCCTCTTTGACCCCCACAGGCAGTGGGATGTTTCTCCCCGCTCCCTGGCCTCGCTGGGAAAAAACACGCCTTGTCTCGGCGCATCGCTCACAGGGCGCGTCAGCGCCCATTTTCTAGGCGGGCGCTGTATCTATGACGGCAACGCCCCTCTCGCAGGGAGCCACTAA
- a CDS encoding tetratricopeptide repeat protein has translation MLRFVRIAPLLICLIGGGLAGCAHLAPTTHSPVLEAHLELAEAYLNNDKPRLSLKELRKIGASGDHSKRYHFDLGLTYMALSQWPAAAKHLRQAVAIDPEFAQAWNNLGQVYVAQSRPDKAEQAFQTALDTLTYLSPERAALNLARLYQQTDRPQKAADLALRAIEENDRFEPAYLVLNEVLVSQGQIEEALTRLETAQAKLPKRPAMLLALAENHLRVGNTAYARTWFQRIIAAAPQSEEAEVARDYLALF, from the coding sequence ATGCTACGATTCGTGCGGATTGCGCCGCTCTTGATCTGCCTGATCGGTGGTGGCTTAGCTGGTTGCGCCCACCTCGCACCGACGACGCACTCGCCTGTGCTCGAGGCCCATCTGGAACTGGCCGAGGCCTACCTCAATAATGACAAACCCCGGTTGAGCCTCAAGGAACTGCGCAAAATCGGCGCCTCGGGTGACCATTCCAAGCGCTACCACTTCGACCTCGGGCTGACCTATATGGCCCTCTCCCAATGGCCCGCGGCTGCAAAGCACCTCCGCCAGGCAGTGGCCATCGATCCAGAATTCGCGCAGGCCTGGAACAATCTCGGGCAGGTCTATGTGGCCCAAAGCCGCCCGGATAAGGCGGAACAGGCGTTTCAGACCGCCCTGGACACCTTGACCTATCTCTCGCCGGAACGCGCCGCCCTGAATCTGGCCCGCCTGTACCAACAGACCGACCGCCCCCAAAAAGCGGCCGACCTGGCGCTGCGGGCCATTGAGGAAAACGACCGTTTCGAACCGGCCTATCTGGTGCTCAATGAGGTTCTGGTCTCTCAGGGCCAGATCGAAGAAGCCCTGACGCGCCTGGAGACAGCTCAAGCCAAGCTCCCCAAGAGGCCGGCCATGCTCCTCGCCCTGGCCGAAAACCACCTCCGGGTTGGAAACACCGCCTATGCCCGCACCTGGTTCCAGCGCATCATTGCCGCAGCCCCCCAAAGCGAAGAGGCCGAAGTGGCCCGGGATTACCTGGCACTCTTCTGA
- a CDS encoding sigma-54-dependent transcriptional regulator translates to MATVLIVDDDASLRVVLEIALERRGHCPLTAENSEQALSAVQNNGVDLVLLDVRLGQENGVDLLRLVRQNWADLPVIMITAYADSHSAVEAMKLGASDYIHKPFDVQELLLVVERSLKTSRLQEENRWLKKEIQGRYGEIIGESPCMQEVFHLVERVAPTVINILVTGESGTGKELVARAIHAQSPRRDNPLMVINCGGLPENLVESELFGYRRGAFTGADKPKKGLLELADSGTAFLDEVAELAPSTQVKLLRCVQDKSFIPLGGASEITTDVRIIAATNRQVDQDVAQGHFRDDLYYRLSGMIIHLPPLRDRGSDVLLLAEHFLGRACREQKRSLLRLSPEARRKLQRYHFPGNVRELENIIERAVALEQGNTITPSSLIIYEQDAAADPSGVNRVLGGELSLEDHLQSEEHKILKAAMDATGGHKSQAAQLVGLNFRQFRYRWDKYASESQDQNAPEGASS, encoded by the coding sequence ATGGCCACGGTACTTATTGTCGACGATGACGCCAGTCTCCGTGTAGTTTTGGAGATTGCCCTGGAACGCCGCGGCCACTGCCCGCTCACGGCCGAGAACAGCGAGCAGGCTTTGTCCGCCGTCCAAAACAACGGCGTGGACCTGGTCCTGCTGGACGTCCGGCTCGGCCAGGAAAACGGCGTCGACCTCCTGCGCCTCGTGCGTCAGAACTGGGCGGATCTGCCAGTAATCATGATAACCGCCTACGCCGACAGCCACAGCGCGGTCGAGGCCATGAAACTCGGCGCCAGTGACTATATCCACAAGCCCTTTGATGTACAGGAATTGTTGCTGGTCGTAGAGCGCAGCCTCAAGACCTCGCGACTGCAGGAGGAAAACCGCTGGCTCAAAAAAGAGATCCAGGGCCGCTACGGGGAAATCATTGGTGAAAGCCCATGCATGCAAGAGGTCTTCCACCTCGTCGAACGGGTCGCCCCGACGGTGATCAACATTCTGGTCACCGGCGAGTCTGGCACGGGCAAAGAACTCGTCGCCCGGGCCATCCATGCCCAGAGCCCGCGTCGGGACAACCCCCTCATGGTCATCAATTGCGGGGGACTGCCTGAGAATCTCGTTGAAAGCGAGCTGTTCGGCTACCGCAGGGGCGCTTTTACCGGTGCGGACAAGCCCAAAAAAGGATTGCTTGAGCTCGCTGACTCCGGAACCGCCTTTCTCGACGAGGTCGCTGAACTCGCCCCAAGCACCCAGGTCAAACTGCTGCGCTGCGTCCAGGACAAGTCCTTTATTCCTCTGGGCGGGGCTTCAGAGATCACGACCGACGTCAGGATCATCGCGGCCACCAATCGCCAAGTGGACCAGGACGTGGCCCAAGGGCATTTCCGAGACGATCTCTACTACCGCTTAAGCGGGATGATCATCCACCTCCCCCCCTTGCGCGATCGCGGCTCCGATGTCCTGCTTTTGGCCGAGCATTTCCTGGGCCGGGCCTGCCGAGAGCAAAAACGCTCCCTTTTGCGCTTGTCCCCGGAAGCCCGGAGGAAATTGCAGCGTTACCACTTTCCCGGCAACGTTCGGGAACTGGAAAATATCATCGAACGGGCTGTGGCCCTGGAGCAGGGGAATACTATCACCCCGTCCTCATTGATCATCTACGAACAGGATGCAGCAGCGGATCCGTCCGGGGTCAACCGGGTCTTAGGTGGTGAACTCAGTCTGGAGGACCACCTGCAAAGCGAAGAGCACAAGATTCTCAAAGCCGCCATGGACGCCACCGGCGGACACAAGAGCCAGGCGGCCCAGCTCGTCGGCTTGAATTTCAGACAATTCCGCTATCGGTGGGACAAATACGCGTCCGAGTCCCAGGACCAGAACGCCCCTGAGGGCGCCTCCAGTTGA
- the rlmN gene encoding 23S rRNA (adenine(2503)-C(2))-methyltransferase RlmN: MRPKTIHDISFDDLAAWLTEQGQPRFRAEQIWQWLWIKGATSFEDMTNVSKSLRSALSQVFPIALPTVAEVHTSADGTRKFLLNLHDGHVLETVLIPGGEHFTQCLSTQVGCNLGCTFCSTGQMGLTRNLSAAEIAGQVIVARNHLWQTGTGMRLRNLVFMGMGEPLLNWENVDNALDRLIHASAMNFSPRRVTVSTVGVPGTLDALGHSHKASLAVSLHAPNQELREKIMPRAARMLPLPDLLARLRSYPMAPRQRVTIEYVLLGGVNDSLDQARQLVRCLNGIRCKVNLIAFNPCPGLPYSAPETEQVLAFETLLRDKGLTATLRKSKGQDISAACGQLKTRRTAGANNCGPTVTNT, encoded by the coding sequence ATGAGACCGAAAACCATACACGACATTTCCTTCGACGACCTCGCCGCCTGGCTCACTGAACAGGGGCAGCCACGTTTCAGGGCCGAACAAATCTGGCAATGGCTGTGGATCAAAGGCGCCACAAGCTTTGAGGATATGACCAATGTCTCGAAATCCCTGCGAAGCGCCTTGTCGCAGGTCTTCCCCATAGCGCTGCCGACTGTAGCCGAAGTCCACACCAGCGCCGACGGGACCAGAAAATTCCTGCTCAACCTCCACGACGGCCATGTGCTGGAGACGGTGCTCATTCCCGGCGGGGAACACTTCACCCAATGTCTCTCGACACAGGTCGGCTGCAATCTGGGGTGCACCTTTTGCAGCACCGGACAGATGGGATTGACTCGGAATCTGAGCGCGGCAGAGATCGCCGGACAGGTCATCGTGGCCCGCAATCACCTCTGGCAGACCGGTACGGGTATGCGGTTGCGCAACCTCGTCTTTATGGGCATGGGCGAGCCCCTGCTGAACTGGGAAAACGTTGACAACGCCCTGGATCGGCTCATCCATGCCTCGGCCATGAATTTTTCTCCGCGCCGGGTCACGGTTTCCACCGTAGGCGTGCCGGGAACCCTGGACGCCCTGGGCCACAGCCACAAGGCGTCCCTGGCCGTCTCCCTGCACGCCCCGAACCAGGAACTGCGCGAGAAGATCATGCCCAGGGCCGCTCGAATGCTTCCGCTACCGGATCTTCTCGCACGGCTTCGCAGCTACCCCATGGCCCCGCGGCAGCGGGTCACCATCGAATACGTTCTTTTGGGCGGGGTGAACGACAGCCTCGACCAGGCCCGCCAACTCGTGCGCTGCCTCAATGGCATCCGTTGTAAGGTCAACCTCATCGCGTTCAACCCCTGTCCGGGACTCCCCTATTCGGCCCCCGAGACCGAGCAGGTCCTTGCGTTCGAGACGTTGCTCCGCGACAAGGGGTTGACGGCGACCTTGCGCAAAAGCAAAGGGCAGGATATTTCCGCCGCGTGCGGCCAACTCAAGACCCGCCGCACTGCCGGCGCAAACAATTGCGGCCCCACTGTCACCAACACATAA
- a CDS encoding amidohydrolase family protein: MPLSRTSSAETPILRRSRTLLTRNPARPVIDNGAILEANGMICAVGKYGELSQTHHARLVDEGETVLLPGLINAHTHTELSHLRDRIQPGGGFEDWVAQLLALPARDLDTKAVSKAIDEMAAGQICAVGDISGNNPQAMASLWRQSDLHALLWVEQIGFAPLPQGQPRGLPDAGATPKLRVAPAGHALYSTSPETLRQTKAWCRSHELPFSLHLAEHSGEIEFLTTGRGPFGAMLTKRLVPKSFSPPGLHPVAYADSLGLLDSSTLVVHAVHLDPGHPHLIAHRGSTVCLCPRSNDFIGVGRALWEALDAAGVPLCLGTDSLASNWDLDLWQEAWYIAQHWSGTLTLDKLVSFMTTTPARILGLPRLGRLAPGKRAVYARLSLEKANRLPLA; encoded by the coding sequence ATGCCTTTATCCCGAACATCCTCTGCAGAGACACCGATCTTGCGGCGCTCGCGCACCTTGCTCACACGGAATCCGGCCCGGCCGGTGATCGACAATGGAGCGATCCTGGAAGCCAACGGGATGATTTGCGCTGTCGGTAAATACGGTGAGCTATCCCAGACGCACCACGCTCGGCTGGTCGACGAAGGAGAGACGGTGTTACTGCCCGGGCTGATAAACGCCCACACCCATACCGAACTCAGCCACTTGCGGGACCGCATCCAGCCCGGCGGCGGATTCGAGGACTGGGTCGCCCAATTGCTTGCGCTGCCGGCCCGGGATCTGGACACCAAGGCGGTCTCCAAGGCCATAGACGAAATGGCCGCCGGTCAGATCTGTGCCGTGGGAGACATCAGCGGGAACAATCCGCAGGCCATGGCCTCGTTATGGCGCCAAAGCGATCTCCATGCCCTCCTTTGGGTCGAGCAGATCGGGTTCGCCCCTTTGCCCCAGGGCCAGCCGCGAGGTCTGCCTGATGCCGGGGCAACTCCAAAGCTGCGCGTCGCTCCTGCCGGACACGCCCTGTATTCAACAAGCCCGGAGACTTTGCGCCAGACCAAGGCCTGGTGTCGCTCCCACGAACTCCCCTTCAGCCTCCATCTCGCCGAACATTCCGGTGAAATAGAATTTTTGACCACCGGCCGCGGCCCGTTTGGCGCCATGCTGACCAAACGGCTGGTCCCCAAATCCTTTTCTCCGCCGGGCCTGCACCCGGTTGCCTATGCCGATTCGTTGGGACTTCTGGATTCCTCCACCCTGGTGGTGCACGCTGTTCACCTCGACCCGGGCCACCCGCACCTTATCGCGCACCGCGGCTCTACTGTCTGTCTGTGCCCGCGCAGCAACGATTTCATCGGCGTGGGGCGCGCTTTGTGGGAAGCCCTGGACGCCGCAGGTGTTCCCTTGTGTCTGGGTACGGACAGTCTGGCCTCAAATTGGGACCTCGATTTATGGCAGGAGGCCTGGTATATCGCCCAACATTGGTCCGGCACACTGACCCTGGACAAGCTGGTCAGCTTCATGACCACGACCCCGGCACGCATCCTGGGCCTGCCACGTCTGGGCCGCCTTGCCCCCGGCAAACGGGCTGTCTATGCCCGGCTGTCTCTGGAGAAGGCGAACCGCCTTCCTCTTGCCTGA
- a CDS encoding HIT family protein translates to MQDCLFCKIVRGEIPSAQVFSSEHVLAFLDIGPIHKGHTLVIPKTHYATLWELPAALGQEMQEALQKVGQAVVQATAADGLNVVMNNFRAAGQLVDHAHWHLVPRFTEDGLRWWPQQEYESSESMEAVAQAIRETLQP, encoded by the coding sequence ATGCAGGATTGTCTTTTTTGTAAAATAGTCCGGGGAGAGATCCCCAGTGCCCAGGTCTTCTCCTCGGAACATGTCCTGGCCTTTTTGGACATTGGTCCGATCCATAAAGGGCATACCCTGGTCATTCCCAAAACGCACTACGCCACATTGTGGGAGCTGCCCGCTGCCCTGGGCCAAGAAATGCAGGAGGCGCTGCAAAAAGTGGGACAGGCTGTGGTTCAGGCGACGGCGGCTGACGGACTGAATGTGGTCATGAACAATTTCAGGGCGGCCGGCCAGTTGGTCGACCATGCCCATTGGCATCTGGTGCCCCGGTTTACTGAGGATGGTCTGCGCTGGTGGCCCCAGCAAGAGTATGAGAGTTCTGAAAGTATGGAGGCCGTGGCTCAGGCGATACGAGAGACACTGCAACCGTGA
- a CDS encoding integration host factor subunit alpha produces the protein MQGKTLTKADIVDAIYEQGQRSRAEVKNIVEDMLDIMRDSIKKDYALLISGFGKFEAYDKEPRKGRNPQTEEAITLPGRTVVVFRLSRRFRAELNPRE, from the coding sequence ATGCAGGGAAAAACGTTGACCAAAGCGGATATCGTGGACGCGATCTACGAACAGGGGCAGCGCAGCCGCGCCGAAGTCAAGAATATCGTCGAAGATATGCTTGATATCATGCGCGACTCCATCAAAAAAGACTACGCCTTGCTGATCAGCGGGTTCGGCAAGTTCGAGGCCTATGACAAAGAGCCCAGAAAAGGCCGCAATCCCCAGACCGAGGAAGCGATCACCCTGCCGGGGCGCACCGTGGTCGTTTTTCGCTTGTCCCGCCGCTTTCGCGCTGAGCTCAATCCGCGAGAATAA
- the hisI gene encoding phosphoribosyl-AMP cyclohydrolase, translating to MPQPDFAKGNGLVPAIAQDATTGEVLMLAYMNEDAWNRTLETGEAHYYSRSRDCLWRKGGTSGHVQKIHSVRLDCDQDTVLLLVEQLGGAACHKGYKSCFYEEYKDGAWSICSPKVFNPEEVYS from the coding sequence ATGCCACAACCCGATTTTGCCAAAGGCAACGGTCTGGTCCCGGCTATCGCCCAGGACGCCACCACCGGCGAAGTCCTCATGCTGGCCTATATGAACGAAGACGCCTGGAACAGGACGCTGGAAACCGGAGAAGCCCACTATTACAGCCGCAGCCGCGACTGCCTGTGGCGCAAGGGCGGCACCTCCGGACATGTCCAGAAAATCCACAGTGTCCGCCTTGATTGCGACCAGGACACGGTCCTTCTGCTGGTCGAGCAGCTGGGCGGAGCAGCTTGCCACAAAGGCTATAAGAGCTGTTTTTATGAAGAGTATAAGGACGGTGCCTGGAGCATCTGTTCCCCGAAAGTATTCAACCCTGAGGAGGTCTATTCCTGA
- the hisG gene encoding ATP phosphoribosyltransferase yields MSSEQLLKLGIPKGSLQDATINLFAKSGWKIGLHHRNYFPDINDETMKCSLCRAQEMAVYVEDGTLDVGLTGKDWILENESDVVVVSDLVYSKVSNRPARWILAVSNESPYKRPEDLAGKKISTELENFTRKYFEQAGIPVEVEFSWGATEAKVVEGLCDAIVEVTETGTTIRAHGLRIIAELLQTNTQLIANKAAWEDPWKRAKIEQMNTLLQGALRAEKLVGLKMNVPHDRVDTVMELLPSLNAPTVAHLHNSDWTSVEIVVEESVVRDLIPQLQAQGAEGIIEYPLNKVI; encoded by the coding sequence ATGTCCAGTGAACAATTGCTCAAACTCGGTATCCCCAAAGGATCGTTGCAGGACGCAACCATTAACCTTTTTGCCAAATCCGGCTGGAAAATCGGCCTGCACCACCGCAACTATTTCCCGGACATCAATGATGAGACCATGAAATGCTCCTTGTGCCGGGCCCAGGAAATGGCGGTCTATGTCGAGGACGGCACCCTTGATGTCGGCCTGACGGGCAAGGACTGGATCCTGGAAAACGAATCCGACGTGGTGGTCGTCTCCGACCTGGTCTACTCCAAGGTCAGCAACCGTCCGGCGCGCTGGATCCTGGCCGTATCAAACGAGTCCCCGTATAAACGCCCCGAGGACCTGGCGGGCAAGAAAATCTCCACCGAACTGGAGAATTTCACCCGGAAATATTTCGAACAGGCCGGCATCCCTGTGGAAGTCGAATTCTCCTGGGGGGCCACGGAAGCCAAGGTGGTCGAAGGCTTGTGCGACGCCATCGTGGAGGTCACCGAGACCGGGACCACCATTCGCGCCCACGGCTTGCGGATCATCGCGGAATTGTTGCAGACCAACACCCAGCTCATTGCCAACAAGGCCGCTTGGGAAGACCCTTGGAAGCGGGCCAAGATCGAACAGATGAACACCTTGCTGCAAGGAGCATTGCGGGCCGAAAAACTGGTCGGTCTGAAAATGAACGTTCCCCATGACCGCGTGGACACGGTCATGGAATTATTGCCCAGCCTCAACGCCCCGACCGTGGCCCATCTGCACAACAGCGACTGGACCTCGGTGGAAATCGTGGTTGAGGAAAGCGTGGTCCGGGACCTGATCCCTCAGCTCCAGGCCCAGGGCGCCGAGGGCATCATCGAATATCCTTTGAACAAGGTTATTTAA
- a CDS encoding aspartate carbamoyltransferase catalytic subunit, with protein sequence MHWPHKDLLSIQQLTSQEIEHIFDLALKFAEINQRPVKKVPTLKGKSVVLFFAEPSTRTKISFDMAGKRLSADTFSLAQSGSSLQKGESLSDTALTLQAMHPDAIVLRHGASGASAYLARQLDCAVINAGDGWHAHPTQALLDGFSLFQVWESFAGKNVLLLGDIAHSRVARSDIELLTKLGAKVRVCAPRTLLPPALKSWPVEIEQDLGRACQDMDAVICLRLQLERQQAGLLPDLREYARHFGLGPAHLSHARTGARILHPGPINRGIEIAAELADAPNSLILDQVSSGVATRMALLYLYLTSTREEA encoded by the coding sequence ATGCACTGGCCGCACAAGGATCTGCTCAGTATCCAGCAGCTGACGTCTCAGGAAATCGAACACATCTTCGATCTCGCTCTCAAATTCGCCGAAATCAACCAACGCCCGGTCAAAAAGGTCCCGACCCTCAAAGGCAAAAGTGTTGTGCTCTTTTTCGCCGAACCCAGCACACGGACCAAAATCTCCTTTGACATGGCCGGCAAGCGGCTTTCGGCCGACACATTTTCGCTGGCCCAGTCCGGCAGCAGCTTGCAAAAAGGCGAGAGCCTGAGCGATACCGCCCTCACCCTTCAGGCCATGCATCCGGACGCCATTGTCTTGCGCCATGGGGCCAGCGGGGCCTCGGCCTATCTCGCCCGCCAGCTCGACTGCGCGGTTATCAATGCCGGTGACGGCTGGCACGCCCACCCGACGCAGGCCCTGCTCGACGGCTTCAGCCTGTTTCAGGTCTGGGAATCCTTTGCGGGCAAGAATGTGCTGCTGCTCGGCGACATCGCCCACAGCCGGGTCGCGCGCTCGGATATCGAACTCTTGACCAAGCTCGGCGCCAAGGTACGGGTCTGCGCCCCGCGGACCCTGCTTCCGCCGGCCCTGAAGTCATGGCCGGTGGAGATCGAGCAGGATTTGGGTCGGGCCTGTCAGGACATGGACGCGGTCATCTGCCTGCGCTTGCAACTCGAACGCCAGCAGGCCGGGCTTTTGCCTGATCTGCGGGAATACGCCCGCCACTTCGGCCTGGGGCCGGCCCATCTGAGCCACGCCCGGACAGGGGCCCGAATCCTGCACCCGGGGCCCATCAATCGCGGGATCGAAATCGCTGCGGAACTGGCCGATGCCCCGAACTCGCTGATCCTGGACCAAGTCTCCAGCGGCGTGGCCACACGTATGGCGCTGCTCTATCTCTATCTGACGTCCACTCGGGAGGAAGCCTGA